The following proteins are encoded in a genomic region of Fundidesulfovibrio soli:
- a CDS encoding tetratricopeptide repeat protein → MKSTYSRPDAEAEAQIRVAREDLRTAESLLASGQADKALPLARRCLGLDETHAPALALACRIYAALGDMEQALDCSGRVARMAPDLPAARMLHASCLHAARDFAACRAQCLKVLAQDADNREALRFLLSSGLSLGAAPSLQAEAVRLASLSDSVEDWALALRTLAEGSGVQPFGLAVLQGGHICGAALDPRRPQDQLGVAFSVGGSPAGVMAAGLTHPAFALAGLPDGHAFRMALPGAWAGAEVTAALADSGIACHGSPLRPAGSGAAQGSAAVEISNRIAGHLWHPAEPGRRRMVRLEDDAGQVREVLADRFRPDLLERGLHDGAHGFEVVWEVAARSGCCARVAVSDAATGAPLPGSPVTVCDPGRTIGALAAYNGWLRQAWLAPDAPPPLPLQCRGEFLRAVRERGALWLAELETLSAEALRAAAEDEEDGHAPRG, encoded by the coding sequence ATGAAATCCACGTACTCCCGTCCCGACGCCGAAGCCGAGGCCCAGATCCGCGTCGCCAGGGAAGACCTGCGCACGGCCGAAAGCCTGCTGGCCTCGGGCCAGGCCGACAAAGCCCTGCCCCTGGCCCGGCGCTGCCTGGGCCTGGACGAGACCCACGCCCCGGCCTTGGCCCTGGCTTGCCGTATCTACGCGGCCTTGGGCGACATGGAGCAGGCCCTGGATTGTTCGGGACGGGTGGCGCGCATGGCCCCGGACCTGCCCGCAGCGCGGATGCTCCACGCCTCCTGCCTGCACGCGGCTCGCGATTTCGCCGCCTGCCGTGCCCAATGCCTGAAGGTGCTGGCCCAGGATGCGGACAACCGCGAGGCCCTGCGCTTCCTGCTCTCCAGCGGGTTGTCGCTTGGCGCGGCCCCGTCGCTCCAGGCAGAGGCCGTGCGCCTGGCCTCGCTCTCCGATTCCGTGGAGGACTGGGCCCTGGCCCTGCGCACCCTGGCCGAGGGCTCGGGCGTGCAGCCGTTCGGGCTGGCCGTGCTCCAGGGCGGGCACATCTGCGGCGCGGCGCTGGACCCGCGGCGGCCGCAGGACCAACTGGGCGTGGCTTTCAGCGTGGGCGGCTCCCCGGCGGGGGTGATGGCCGCCGGGCTGACCCACCCGGCCTTCGCCCTGGCCGGCCTGCCGGACGGCCACGCCTTCCGCATGGCCCTGCCCGGAGCCTGGGCGGGCGCGGAGGTGACGGCGGCCCTGGCCGACTCCGGCATCGCCTGTCACGGTTCGCCGCTCAGGCCCGCAGGGTCGGGCGCGGCCCAGGGCAGTGCTGCCGTGGAAATTTCCAACCGCATCGCAGGTCATCTGTGGCATCCGGCCGAACCAGGCAGGCGGCGCATGGTGCGCCTTGAGGACGACGCCGGGCAGGTGCGCGAGGTGCTCGCGGACCGATTCCGGCCTGACCTTCTGGAGAGGGGTCTGCACGACGGGGCGCACGGCTTCGAAGTCGTGTGGGAGGTCGCCGCGCGGAGCGGGTGCTGCGCCCGCGTCGCGGTCAGCGACGCGGCCACGGGCGCGCCGCTGCCGGGATCGCCCGTGACAGTCTGCGACCCCGGGCGCACAATCGGGGCTCTTGCGGCCTACAATGGCTGGCTGCGCCAGGCCTGGCTGGCCCCGGATGCGCCGCCGCCCCTGCCGCTTCAGTGCCGTGGGGAGTTCCTGCGCGCCGTGCGGGAGCGCGGGGCGCTGTGGCTCGCGGAACTCGAAACCCTGTCCGCCGAGGCGCTTCGAGCTGCGGCCGAGGATGAGGAGGACGGCCATGCCCCCCGTGGTTGA
- a CDS encoding glycosyltransferase has product MQRNGLTVLFIHYDFPSQFRGLVAHFLARPGVLVAAIQQACASAPFEGVHYATYQVSGQPPAGTHPYARNMEAQVRRGAAVLEAAWRLRSQGVVPDLIYVHPGWGEALFLEQVFPEAKRIVYCEFYYRTSGADVGFDPEFPAPPELGPVLAMQNTAVLHALNTCHAAVSPTLWQKQGHPGHWHPLIEVIHEGIDTDLVRPDPSAALHLGPGLPSLRAGDEIVTYISRDLEPYRGFHTFMRALPELLARRPGCRVLVVGKDGPGYGPNPPEGLTWRQKHLAENRIDLSRVHFLGAEPYNVYLKLLQVSACHIYLSYPFVLSWSCIEAMSAGCLMVGSATAPVMEAIEHGVNGLLTDFFDPSALASTVASALEAPARFAHLRAAARHTAVTRYDHSRVCLPAHLRMAQRVLEGR; this is encoded by the coding sequence ATGCAGCGCAACGGCCTGACCGTCCTCTTCATCCACTACGATTTCCCCAGCCAGTTCCGCGGGCTGGTGGCCCATTTCCTTGCGCGCCCCGGGGTGCTGGTGGCCGCCATCCAGCAGGCCTGCGCCTCCGCCCCTTTCGAGGGCGTGCATTACGCCACCTATCAGGTTTCAGGCCAGCCCCCGGCCGGCACGCACCCCTACGCCCGCAACATGGAGGCCCAGGTCCGGCGCGGAGCCGCCGTGCTTGAGGCCGCCTGGCGCCTGCGCTCCCAGGGCGTGGTGCCGGACCTGATCTACGTGCATCCGGGGTGGGGCGAGGCCCTGTTTCTGGAGCAGGTCTTCCCCGAGGCCAAGCGCATCGTCTATTGCGAATTCTACTACAGAACCAGCGGGGCCGACGTGGGCTTCGACCCCGAGTTCCCGGCCCCGCCGGAGCTTGGCCCGGTGCTGGCCATGCAGAACACGGCCGTGCTGCACGCGCTCAACACCTGCCACGCCGCCGTGAGCCCCACGCTCTGGCAGAAGCAGGGCCACCCCGGGCATTGGCACCCCCTTATCGAGGTGATCCACGAGGGCATCGACACGGACCTGGTGCGCCCCGACCCTTCGGCGGCGTTGCACTTGGGGCCGGGCCTGCCATCCCTGCGCGCCGGGGACGAGATCGTCACCTACATCTCCCGCGACCTGGAGCCCTACCGGGGCTTCCACACCTTCATGCGCGCCCTGCCGGAGCTGCTGGCCCGCAGGCCCGGCTGCCGCGTGCTGGTGGTGGGCAAGGACGGCCCCGGCTACGGCCCCAACCCGCCGGAGGGCCTCACCTGGCGGCAGAAGCACCTGGCCGAGAACCGCATCGACCTCTCCCGCGTGCACTTCCTGGGGGCTGAGCCCTACAACGTCTACCTCAAGCTGCTCCAGGTGTCGGCCTGCCACATCTATCTGAGCTATCCGTTCGTGTTGTCGTGGTCCTGCATCGAGGCCATGTCCGCCGGGTGCCTGATGGTGGGCTCCGCCACAGCACCTGTGATGGAGGCCATCGAGCACGGGGTCAACGGGCTGCTCACCGACTTTTTCGATCCCTCGGCCCTGGCCTCCACGGTGGCCTCCGCGCTGGAGGCCCCGGCGCGTTTCGCGCACCTGCGCGCGGCGGCCAGGCATACCGCCGTCACCCGGTACGACCACAGCCGCGTCTGCCTGCCCGCGCACCTGCGCATGGCGCAGCGGGTGCTGGAGGGCCGATGA
- a CDS encoding HlyD family type I secretion periplasmic adaptor subunit: MFLPKKKDDPSLPSIHPDMVEFQPDASEIANTPLPRTARLTLYIIMLLLAFLLSWSIVSEVDIQVTGSGRIVSSGKDIVISPLSDTVIRSIDVKVGQVVAEGQTLVRLDNTFTSATDTQNRFRLMRNKADIARLECELNGKPYVPPPGTTQEETSEQLKILAGRRDEFSAKMKAIQSKTAETESDIASLEKMVSITKKQVDVGQEVMNMRSEVYRQGVDSRLSYLDAQNQLANITAQHEKAKGELSAKRLMLQQLKAEKDAYVSNWRNEVSNKLAMARQDLSTLTEEVSKSSRMSELSTLTAPVTAVVLDVVKYPSESVVKAGEPVMSLVPLNVPLEVEALILPKDIGFLRVGDPCNIKLEAFPYHRHGLLKGKVRVVGEDQISKDTPSGRVGVYPARVEITDMSDIRNVPEDFRLVPGMSLEVGIKVGSRRVITYLMYPIMRALDDSIRER; this comes from the coding sequence ATGTTTTTGCCCAAGAAAAAAGACGATCCGTCCCTGCCCTCCATCCACCCGGACATGGTGGAGTTCCAGCCGGACGCGTCCGAGATAGCCAACACGCCCCTGCCCAGGACCGCCCGGCTGACGCTCTACATCATCATGCTCCTGCTGGCGTTCCTGCTGTCATGGTCCATCGTGTCGGAGGTGGACATCCAGGTCACCGGGTCGGGGCGCATAGTCTCCTCCGGGAAGGACATCGTGATTTCGCCGCTTTCCGACACGGTGATCCGCTCCATCGACGTCAAGGTGGGCCAAGTGGTGGCCGAGGGGCAGACCCTGGTGCGCCTGGACAACACCTTCACCTCGGCCACCGACACCCAGAACCGCTTCCGCCTCATGCGCAACAAAGCGGACATCGCCCGCCTGGAGTGCGAGCTCAACGGCAAGCCCTACGTGCCGCCGCCGGGCACCACCCAGGAGGAGACCTCCGAACAGCTCAAGATACTCGCCGGCCGCCGCGACGAGTTCAGCGCCAAGATGAAGGCCATCCAGAGCAAGACCGCCGAGACAGAGAGTGACATCGCCTCCCTGGAGAAGATGGTCTCCATCACCAAGAAGCAGGTGGACGTGGGCCAGGAAGTGATGAACATGCGCAGCGAGGTCTATCGCCAGGGCGTGGATTCCCGCCTGTCCTACCTGGACGCCCAGAATCAGCTCGCCAACATCACGGCCCAGCATGAGAAGGCCAAGGGGGAACTGTCCGCCAAACGCCTTATGCTCCAGCAGCTCAAGGCCGAAAAGGACGCCTACGTCAGCAACTGGCGCAACGAGGTCAGCAACAAGCTGGCGATGGCCAGGCAGGATCTGAGCACCCTCACCGAGGAGGTCTCCAAGTCTTCCCGCATGAGCGAGCTCTCCACGCTCACCGCTCCGGTGACCGCCGTGGTGCTCGACGTGGTGAAATACCCCAGCGAGAGCGTGGTCAAGGCAGGCGAACCCGTGATGTCGCTGGTTCCGCTCAATGTGCCGCTGGAGGTCGAGGCCCTCATTCTGCCCAAGGATATCGGCTTCCTGCGGGTGGGCGACCCCTGCAACATCAAGCTTGAGGCTTTCCCCTACCATCGTCATGGGCTGCTCAAGGGTAAGGTGCGCGTTGTCGGCGAGGACCAGATCTCCAAGGATACCCCCTCCGGCAGGGTGGGTGTCTACCCGGCGCGCGTGGAGATTACCGACATGAGCGATATCAGGAACGTGCCGGAGGATTTCAGGCTGGTTCCGGGCATGAGCCTGGAGGTCGGCATCAAGGTGGGTTCGCGCAGGGTCATCACCTATCTGATGTACCCAATCATGCGCGCTTTGGATGATTCCATCAGGGAACGCTAA
- a CDS encoding peptidase domain-containing ABC transporter → MTQFQLNSGLICYVLVARHFHEDITPESIVHKYSIVENDIDPALLVRIAREGGFKCKTASLDWSKLFRVGDAFPIIARFNDGRYVILSGVRGEPQSGDVALIDPSSGNYQFQFYTREQLEAVWSGQAVMIKKSFAVTDEKQPFGLGWFVPEMFKQKQIFRDIALATMTVNVLSLGFPIYMQLVLDRVLQHQSVSTLTVLSIGLLGIFILDALLSYLKRYMLLFATNKIDLNLARVIYGHVLRLPIDFFDNTPAGILLKHIGEKDKIRQFMTGRLFMTILDATILIVLIPLLFFYSTKLTCIVLGMSVVVAIITGLAMGSFRKRLRYHYEAEARRNSHLVESIRGIHTVKSLALEPHQYRAWENLSSRSVTTAFHVEKLSAIVGTSSTFIQSLTSLLVVWVGASLAFDNELTTGAIVAFQLLSGKVTQPLVSIVSILHEYQEIGLSVTMLGEIMNRPEERPLSARGLVGPISGSIGIERVTFRYAPGSPPALMDLSLNFPAGSIIGIVGRSGSGKSTLTRLIQGLYPLQEGRVTVDGLDLRDIDLAHLRRSIGVVLQENFLFYGTVRDNISATKPSATFEEVVMAARLAGADEFIQRLPQGYDSPIVEGGANLSGGQRQRLAIARALIMEPPILILDEATSALDAESESIIQANLAGIAKGRTLIIVSHRLSMLASAHSIVVLDRGLLVGNAPHHDLLRTCPIYADLWHKQNRHMEPGALTGGGWQAQG, encoded by the coding sequence ATGACACAGTTTCAGCTGAATAGCGGCCTGATCTGTTATGTACTTGTGGCAAGGCACTTTCACGAAGACATCACTCCTGAAAGCATCGTTCATAAATACTCCATCGTTGAGAACGACATCGACCCTGCTCTGCTGGTGCGCATCGCCCGCGAGGGAGGGTTCAAATGCAAGACGGCCTCCCTTGATTGGAGCAAGCTCTTCCGTGTCGGAGACGCGTTTCCGATTATCGCCCGTTTCAATGACGGCCGCTACGTCATCCTTTCCGGCGTCCGGGGCGAGCCCCAAAGCGGCGATGTCGCTCTGATCGACCCCTCTTCCGGCAATTATCAGTTCCAGTTCTATACGCGCGAACAGCTCGAGGCAGTCTGGTCCGGCCAGGCGGTGATGATCAAAAAGTCGTTCGCCGTGACTGACGAGAAGCAGCCCTTCGGCCTGGGTTGGTTCGTGCCAGAGATGTTCAAGCAGAAGCAGATCTTCCGTGACATCGCCCTGGCCACCATGACGGTGAACGTCCTGTCGCTGGGCTTCCCTATCTATATGCAACTCGTGCTGGACAGGGTGCTGCAGCACCAGAGCGTCTCGACGCTCACGGTGCTCTCCATAGGACTGCTGGGCATTTTCATTCTCGACGCCCTGCTCTCCTACCTGAAGCGCTACATGCTGCTCTTCGCCACCAACAAGATCGACCTTAACCTTGCCCGTGTCATCTACGGGCATGTGCTGCGCCTGCCCATCGACTTCTTCGACAACACCCCCGCGGGCATACTGCTCAAGCACATCGGCGAAAAAGACAAGATCCGTCAGTTCATGACAGGGCGCCTGTTCATGACCATTCTGGATGCCACCATCCTGATCGTGCTCATTCCGCTGCTCTTCTTTTACAGCACGAAGTTGACATGTATCGTGCTGGGCATGTCGGTGGTGGTGGCGATCATCACCGGTTTAGCCATGGGCTCCTTCCGCAAGCGGTTGCGTTACCACTATGAAGCGGAGGCACGCCGCAACTCGCATCTGGTCGAATCGATCCGGGGCATCCACACGGTTAAATCCCTTGCTCTGGAGCCCCACCAGTACCGCGCCTGGGAGAATTTGAGCTCCAGGTCCGTCACCACTGCCTTCCATGTGGAAAAGCTCTCCGCCATCGTGGGCACAAGCTCCACCTTCATCCAGAGCCTCACCTCGCTGCTGGTGGTCTGGGTGGGCGCGAGCCTTGCCTTCGACAATGAACTCACCACAGGGGCGATCGTGGCTTTCCAGCTTCTCTCCGGCAAAGTCACGCAGCCGTTGGTGTCCATCGTCTCCATCCTCCACGAATACCAGGAGATCGGCCTCTCGGTCACCATGCTGGGCGAGATCATGAACCGCCCCGAGGAGAGGCCCCTCTCCGCGCGGGGCCTGGTGGGGCCCATCTCCGGCTCCATCGGCATCGAGCGCGTGACCTTCCGCTACGCTCCCGGCTCCCCCCCGGCCCTCATGGACCTTTCGCTCAACTTCCCGGCAGGCTCCATCATCGGCATCGTGGGCCGCTCGGGCTCCGGCAAGTCCACCCTGACAAGGCTCATTCAGGGGCTCTACCCACTGCAGGAAGGCCGGGTGACCGTCGACGGTCTGGACCTTCGCGACATCGACTTGGCCCACCTGCGCCGCTCCATCGGCGTGGTGCTGCAGGAGAACTTTCTGTTTTACGGCACAGTGCGAGACAACATCAGCGCAACCAAACCTTCGGCCACCTTCGAGGAGGTGGTCATGGCCGCGCGCCTGGCCGGTGCGGACGAGTTCATCCAGCGCCTGCCCCAGGGCTACGACAGCCCCATCGTCGAGGGAGGCGCTAACCTCTCTGGCGGGCAGCGCCAGCGCCTGGCCATTGCCCGCGCGCTGATCATGGAACCGCCGATCCTCATCCTGGACGAGGCCACCAGCGCCCTGGACGCCGAATCGGAATCCATCATCCAGGCCAACCTGGCGGGCATCGCCAAGGGGCGCACGCTCATCATCGTCAGCCACAGGCTGTCCATGCTGGCTTCGGCGCACTCCATCGTCGTTCTGGACAGGGGCCTGCTGGTGGGCAACGCGCCGCACCACGACCTGCTGCGCACCTGCCCCATCTACGCCGACCTCTGGCACAAGCAGAACCGCCACATGGAACCTGGCGCGCTGACCGGCGGCGGCTGGCAGGCACAAGGATAA
- a CDS encoding formyltransferase family protein, with protein MSLQARGANATIQHAPDLATLRVCLNKFKDNVRLISFMSNVIVPADALTQFDLGAYNIHPGSPDYPGTAPEAWASYERATHFGATAHVMSIKVDDGPIIDTEILPVPQGAHRLIYAQLGSRAAQALFSKLAPKLADPAPLEPNESLCWGGTKRTSADFNKMVSLDPDITQEEFIRRIFSFGPPDIAEFSITLHGHKFIMLTESGVKGYLDASDDGQVRGWAWNMAHPERRLEISVRVDDARDFVTRANMYRQDVHDAGHGDGYSGFAWTPPKELRDNLPHRVDVSAAGRRLLGSPKLIVFKKLPQDDEE; from the coding sequence ATGTCCCTTCAGGCCCGGGGGGCCAACGCCACAATCCAGCACGCCCCCGATCTGGCAACCCTGCGGGTCTGTCTGAACAAATTCAAGGATAACGTCCGGCTCATCTCTTTCATGAGCAACGTCATCGTGCCCGCCGACGCCCTCACCCAGTTCGACCTTGGGGCCTACAACATCCACCCCGGCTCCCCCGACTACCCTGGCACCGCTCCCGAAGCCTGGGCCAGCTACGAGCGGGCCACCCATTTCGGCGCCACGGCGCACGTCATGTCCATCAAAGTCGATGACGGCCCGATCATCGACACCGAAATCCTTCCCGTTCCCCAGGGAGCGCACCGGCTCATATACGCGCAGCTCGGCTCGCGCGCGGCCCAGGCGCTGTTCTCCAAGCTGGCTCCCAAACTGGCTGACCCTGCGCCGCTGGAGCCGAACGAGAGCCTCTGCTGGGGCGGCACCAAAAGGACCAGCGCCGATTTCAACAAGATGGTCAGCCTCGATCCGGATATCACCCAGGAAGAGTTCATCCGCCGGATCTTCAGCTTCGGCCCGCCCGACATCGCCGAGTTCTCCATCACGTTGCACGGCCACAAGTTCATCATGCTCACCGAATCCGGCGTGAAGGGCTATCTGGACGCCTCCGACGACGGCCAGGTGCGCGGCTGGGCCTGGAACATGGCCCACCCCGAGCGCAGGCTGGAGATTTCCGTCCGCGTGGACGACGCCCGCGACTTCGTGACCAGGGCGAACATGTACCGCCAGGACGTCCACGACGCGGGCCACGGCGACGGCTATTCAGGGTTCGCCTGGACCCCGCCCAAGGAACTGCGCGACAACCTGCCCCATCGGGTGGACGTTTCGGCCGCCGGACGCCGCCTGCTGGGCAGCCCCAAACTGATCGTGTTCAAGAAACTGCCGCAGGATGACGAAGAGTAG
- a CDS encoding class I SAM-dependent methyltransferase — protein sequence MTKSSRFLHVGCGPAGSAPLPEPFHRGSWTEVRLDLDPAHGPDIACSITDMAPVADASFQAVYSAHNLEHLAEHEVHAALSEIRRVLAPGGFALVTVPDIQAVAQQAALGDLHRVLYVSPAGPVRIIDVLYGFTPAIAEGNTHMRHRTGFSAACLTTALARAGFAATFVLRRTERFALTALACADHCAAPHDIPWWLA from the coding sequence ATGACGAAGAGTAGCCGCTTCCTGCATGTGGGGTGCGGACCCGCCGGGTCCGCACCGCTGCCGGAGCCTTTCCATCGCGGGTCATGGACGGAGGTGCGCCTGGATCTCGATCCGGCCCACGGACCGGACATCGCCTGCTCCATCACGGATATGGCCCCGGTGGCTGACGCGTCCTTCCAGGCGGTCTACTCCGCCCACAACCTGGAGCACCTGGCCGAACACGAAGTGCATGCCGCGCTGAGCGAAATCAGGCGCGTGCTCGCTCCCGGCGGGTTCGCCCTCGTGACTGTCCCCGACATCCAGGCCGTCGCACAGCAGGCCGCCCTCGGCGATCTGCACCGCGTCCTCTATGTTTCTCCGGCGGGTCCCGTGCGGATCATCGACGTTCTCTACGGCTTCACCCCAGCCATCGCGGAAGGCAACACCCACATGCGCCACCGGACCGGGTTCAGCGCGGCCTGCCTGACCACGGCTCTGGCCCGTGCAGGCTTCGCGGCCACCTTCGTGCTGCGCAGGACGGAGCGCTTCGCCCTCACCGCCCTGGCCTGCGCGGACCACTGCGCCGCGCCCCATGACATCCCCTGGTGGCTGGCATGA
- a CDS encoding GNAT family N-acetyltransferase, translating into MSGTFPGHIDAVGPVVSGWVAAPAGEGPLTVCCVLDDTLWLSARADLPRPDVAEALGCGELCGFSIALPPVVMDGREHALLLGVLGHETYRFPGAPTSVVLGRPDISVYPADGQALLAACPDAAGLQDGPGAPLAVFLAQACGSTVGYALCLGPEDGSPGGCCRFLLDVRPPWRGHGAGSRLAEQMLAWARSRGGLTLRTSVALPDGGVVGFFERRGFRVEAVRQHALESADGPRDVADLAWTAPAGG; encoded by the coding sequence ATGAGCGGGACATTCCCCGGTCATATAGATGCAGTCGGGCCCGTTGTTTCGGGCTGGGTGGCCGCCCCCGCTGGCGAAGGCCCCTTGACGGTCTGCTGCGTACTGGACGACACTTTGTGGCTGAGCGCCCGTGCCGACCTCCCCCGCCCGGACGTCGCCGAGGCGCTGGGCTGCGGCGAGCTGTGCGGCTTCAGCATCGCCCTGCCCCCGGTGGTGATGGACGGCCGGGAGCACGCCCTGTTGCTGGGCGTGCTCGGCCATGAGACATACCGTTTTCCGGGAGCCCCGACGAGTGTGGTGCTCGGCAGGCCGGACATTTCCGTTTACCCGGCCGACGGGCAGGCCCTGCTGGCAGCCTGCCCCGATGCAGCCGGCCTGCAGGACGGGCCCGGCGCGCCGCTGGCCGTTTTCCTGGCCCAGGCTTGCGGCAGTACCGTGGGTTACGCCCTCTGCCTGGGACCTGAAGACGGCTCCCCGGGGGGCTGCTGCCGGTTTCTGCTGGATGTGCGTCCTCCCTGGCGCGGGCACGGCGCGGGCTCGCGCCTCGCCGAGCAGATGCTCGCCTGGGCGCGCAGCCGTGGAGGGCTCACGCTGCGCACCTCGGTGGCGTTGCCGGACGGCGGCGTGGTGGGGTTCTTCGAGAGGCGGGGTTTCAGGGTCGAGGCGGTGCGCCAGCACGCTCTGGAAAGCGCTGACGGTCCCAGGGATGTGGCTGACCTGGCCTGGACTGCTCCAGCCGGCGGTTGA
- a CDS encoding glycosyltransferase family 4 protein produces the protein MRAPFLIRELRFAWLLREDVRMGAPIDDPEAQKDFQAWWLLHAPCDFPAAAARVRPEDLPHVGDIIRPAPPGEAFEFTRLMEVTWRQRTDARAQHPPDTPAGTAGFIRWFFVHGVPEHDLFRHLPAQHVRRLNARAWAEAAPGQAAGQAVGEAPVSLLQLYTWQMDPALQAEFPLHTPSGRARFLGWYYCEGVRTLKHGGYLELDPPAWLAGQHPAIPGLSRLAVLAWLWACPGCGMEALSDPRQIDAAARWFREEAVERYRLGQLLAGGRSPQASPVPAAGRAPSGPLPSGVNIVGFAKGELGIGEDSRMAAASLERAGVPFAVVNVRTGPNTRQEDCALDAHLREEAPYGVNLFCLTGLDTARVWLEKGADLFSGRLNIGYWPWELPEWPAVWSEAYELVDEIWVSSRYTQQAFQKSSPVPVVLMPMAVTVDRLRRLPRSAFGLPEGAFLFLYVFDFNSYLARKNPWAALRAFRKAFPAGSEPVRLVLKVMNTSPDDPRWLAFCAEASQDARILHIGGTMDRGDVLGLFAACDAYVSPHRSEGFGRTLAEAMLLGKPVVATGYSGNEDFLTAETGYPVGGRLVPVGRGEYPFGEGLYWAEPDIDQLAANMRDMVENPARASRLAENGRRLMELRHNPAAVGAAYRARLEYLLARR, from the coding sequence ATGCGCGCCCCTTTCCTGATCAGGGAGCTGCGCTTCGCGTGGCTGCTGCGGGAGGACGTCCGCATGGGCGCGCCCATCGACGACCCCGAAGCCCAGAAGGACTTCCAGGCCTGGTGGCTGCTGCACGCCCCGTGCGACTTCCCGGCGGCCGCGGCCCGGGTCCGTCCCGAAGACCTGCCCCACGTGGGAGACATCATCCGGCCCGCGCCTCCGGGCGAGGCCTTCGAGTTCACGCGGCTGATGGAGGTCACCTGGCGGCAGCGCACGGACGCCCGCGCCCAGCATCCGCCGGATACTCCCGCCGGGACAGCCGGTTTCATCCGCTGGTTCTTCGTCCACGGCGTGCCAGAGCACGACCTGTTCAGGCACCTCCCGGCCCAGCACGTGCGCAGGCTCAACGCCAGGGCCTGGGCCGAGGCGGCGCCCGGACAGGCGGCGGGGCAGGCAGTGGGGGAGGCCCCCGTCAGCCTGCTCCAGCTCTACACCTGGCAGATGGACCCGGCCCTGCAGGCCGAGTTCCCCCTGCACACCCCGTCCGGCAGGGCGCGTTTCCTGGGCTGGTATTACTGCGAAGGGGTCAGGACCCTGAAGCACGGGGGCTATCTGGAGCTTGATCCCCCGGCGTGGCTGGCCGGGCAGCATCCCGCCATCCCAGGCCTCAGCCGCCTTGCCGTGCTGGCCTGGCTCTGGGCCTGCCCCGGATGCGGGATGGAGGCTCTTTCGGACCCCCGCCAGATCGATGCGGCCGCCCGCTGGTTCCGCGAGGAGGCCGTGGAGCGCTACCGGCTGGGCCAGTTGCTGGCGGGCGGGCGGTCCCCACAGGCTTCGCCCGTGCCGGCGGCCGGCCGCGCTCCGTCCGGGCCCCTGCCGTCCGGGGTGAACATCGTGGGCTTCGCCAAGGGCGAACTGGGCATCGGGGAGGATTCCCGCATGGCCGCCGCCTCGCTGGAGCGCGCCGGTGTGCCCTTCGCGGTGGTCAACGTGCGCACGGGGCCCAACACCAGGCAGGAGGACTGCGCCCTGGACGCCCACCTCCGGGAGGAGGCCCCCTACGGGGTGAACCTGTTCTGCCTTACGGGGCTGGATACGGCCAGGGTCTGGCTGGAGAAAGGGGCGGACCTATTTTCCGGACGCCTGAACATCGGCTACTGGCCCTGGGAGTTGCCCGAATGGCCCGCGGTCTGGAGCGAGGCCTACGAACTCGTTGACGAGATCTGGGTCTCCAGCCGCTACACGCAGCAAGCCTTCCAGAAAAGCTCGCCCGTGCCGGTGGTGCTGATGCCCATGGCCGTCACCGTGGACAGGCTGCGGCGCCTGCCGCGCAGCGCGTTCGGTCTGCCGGAGGGTGCGTTCCTGTTCCTCTACGTGTTCGATTTCAACTCCTACCTGGCGCGCAAGAATCCCTGGGCCGCCCTGAGGGCTTTCCGCAAGGCCTTCCCGGCCGGAAGCGAGCCTGTGCGGCTGGTGCTCAAGGTGATGAACACCAGCCCGGACGACCCCCGGTGGCTGGCGTTCTGCGCAGAGGCCTCGCAGGACGCCCGCATTCTGCACATCGGCGGCACCATGGACCGGGGCGACGTGTTGGGGCTCTTCGCCGCCTGCGACGCCTATGTCTCCCCGCACCGATCAGAAGGCTTCGGGCGCACCCTGGCCGAGGCCATGCTGCTGGGCAAACCCGTGGTGGCCACAGGATATTCGGGCAATGAGGACTTCCTGACCGCCGAGACGGGCTATCCCGTGGGCGGAAGGCTGGTGCCCGTGGGAAGGGGGGAGTATCCCTTCGGGGAAGGCCTGTATTGGGCCGAACCGGACATTGACCAGCTCGCCGCCAACATGCGAGACATGGTCGAAAATCCGGCCCGGGCGTCCCGCCTGGCGGAGAACGGGCGCAGGCTCATGGAATTGCGCCACAACCCGGCCGCGGTTGGCGCGGCCTACAGGGCGCGCCTGGAATACTTGCTGGCGCGGCGCTGA